Proteins co-encoded in one Kribbella solani genomic window:
- a CDS encoding condensation domain-containing protein — MSLSLSLPCDTWCQRVTPQQERRLIHQQADLDKLGRHRPFYSATIFRYQSPLDRDRLQSALAELVRHHEALRYVFHSHDGEWFVTSVPEVEVDVFELVPDAPLDDPDDSWLQNYADFGPGRPDHIAAGVVDIGAGSAIVLLADHLVIDAQSWSLLLADLGSLYRGDGGDLGPVDTSARDALDKVRTAYQKATIPASWQPVVEEMSRTTPFGWVDLPTLVGFDTPKSDATKVARAIDLTDAGLEQVCHAMRRTRFSLLLAAVYGAISRTVPGEPSFLYVYPSFREGLRLGNAMGWFTGQALLRVSEEDSPERRWAAAQADSIGASINRWAVTERINEVVDVSRRFAARPSLSVGMDTGGRDLDLGLPQSEVASAERVGVQTRGRIAVEFTQERDQLECAVSYEPVRFAAETVELLVQEIVDELLILVRLPEREQVAP, encoded by the coding sequence ATGTCGCTGAGTCTGTCATTGCCGTGTGACACCTGGTGCCAGCGGGTGACGCCCCAGCAGGAACGCCGCCTGATTCACCAGCAGGCCGACCTGGACAAGCTGGGCAGACATCGACCGTTCTACTCAGCCACGATCTTCCGCTATCAGTCGCCCCTCGATCGTGACCGGCTGCAGTCCGCGCTGGCGGAGCTGGTTCGTCACCATGAGGCCTTGCGCTACGTCTTCCATTCACATGACGGAGAGTGGTTCGTGACCTCGGTTCCCGAGGTCGAGGTGGACGTCTTCGAGCTCGTGCCGGATGCCCCGCTGGACGATCCCGACGACAGTTGGCTGCAGAACTACGCCGACTTCGGACCGGGTCGACCGGATCACATCGCTGCCGGCGTCGTGGACATCGGTGCCGGCAGTGCGATCGTTCTGCTCGCGGATCACCTGGTTATCGACGCTCAGTCGTGGTCTTTACTGCTGGCGGATCTCGGATCGCTCTACCGCGGTGACGGCGGCGACCTCGGTCCGGTGGACACGTCAGCACGGGATGCCTTGGACAAGGTCAGGACGGCCTATCAGAAGGCGACCATTCCAGCCTCGTGGCAGCCGGTGGTCGAGGAGATGTCGCGGACTACTCCGTTCGGGTGGGTCGATCTGCCGACCCTAGTCGGATTTGACACTCCCAAATCCGACGCAACCAAAGTCGCCCGGGCGATCGATCTCACCGACGCGGGCCTGGAGCAGGTATGCCATGCCATGCGGCGAACCCGCTTCAGTTTGCTCCTCGCGGCGGTGTACGGAGCGATCTCTCGTACCGTGCCAGGGGAGCCGTCGTTCCTCTATGTGTATCCCTCGTTCAGGGAAGGCCTCCGGCTCGGGAACGCGATGGGCTGGTTCACCGGGCAAGCTCTGCTACGCGTATCCGAGGAAGACTCCCCGGAACGGCGCTGGGCAGCCGCGCAAGCCGACTCCATCGGCGCGTCGATCAATCGCTGGGCAGTCACGGAGCGCATCAACGAGGTCGTCGACGTCAGCCGCCGGTTCGCCGCAAGGCCGAGCCTGTCGGTCGGAATGGACACCGGCGGCCGGGACCTTGACCTCGGTTTGCCTCAGTCGGAAGTCGCGTCCGCGGAGCGAGTCGGCGTGCAGACCCGGGGGCGGATCGCGGTTGAGTTCACTCAAGAGCGCGACCAGCTGGAGTGCGCGGTGAGCTACGAGCCGGTGCGGTTCGCTGCCGAGACGGTGGAGCTCCTGGTACAGGAAATCGTCGACGAACTACTGATCCTGGTCCGGCTCCCCGAACGAGAGCAGGTCGCGCCGTGA
- a CDS encoding SRPBCC family protein yields the protein MAVVAAYAGDPSNAPEWYANIESVVWQSEPPVVVGSRMDFVAHFLGRRRTYTYEVVELVPGQRLGFG from the coding sequence GTGGCGGTGGTCGCGGCGTATGCGGGGGATCCGTCCAACGCGCCGGAGTGGTACGCGAACATCGAATCAGTGGTGTGGCAGTCGGAGCCGCCGGTCGTGGTTGGGTCGCGGATGGATTTCGTGGCGCACTTCCTGGGACGGCGGCGCACGTACACGTACGAGGTGGTCGAGCTGGTGCCCGGGCAGCGGCTGGGCTTCGGCTAG
- a CDS encoding acyl carrier protein, with amino-acid sequence MTESEVQVAVAEVWAEVLGVEGASDARDFFELGGDSLKAIELLFALEQRVGVEVDAGQLLEHPSLGELQDYVASQSR; translated from the coding sequence ATGACTGAGAGCGAAGTACAGGTGGCGGTCGCCGAGGTCTGGGCCGAGGTGCTCGGAGTAGAGGGAGCATCCGACGCGCGCGACTTCTTCGAGCTGGGCGGCGATTCGCTGAAGGCCATCGAGTTGCTTTTCGCCCTCGAGCAGCGAGTGGGGGTCGAGGTCGACGCCGGGCAACTGCTGGAGCATCCGTCGCTCGGCGAACTCCAGGACTACGTGGCTTCGCAGTCGCGATGA
- a CDS encoding BNR-4 repeat-containing protein, with protein sequence MDVARVINDNGAWCWFQDERALVDPERGLLVVGSIAAPEGPGGDERAGNVELTVVDLWSGTSEVVVLHERFEADDHDVPALWRRRDGRWLAVYTKHKTDDLTRWRVSEPGDPRRWGPEQAFDWSEFTGGRGVTYSNLHELDGRLYCFARAVNDDPCALVSDDEGDTWAYAGKLFTRPKVGYVNGYTRYVSQSARVDLITTDHHPRDYNNSIYHGYLEGGALHRTDGTIVDKVALDADAPSQVELTTVLAADSVWDGEPMTHCWTIDLRRGEDGSLAAVLLARRDTPERPEDAFAREHPVPDHRFFYARLAPGGTWQVRQLAKAGHGLLTHENDYTGLVAIDPYDLDSLYVSTPIDPRDGTALQHHEIFHGRTADAGIGWTWTPVTERSIVDNLRPIVAPGDPGRVPLLWFRGTMTASQHYACEVVLLDSPRGR encoded by the coding sequence ATGGATGTCGCTCGGGTGATCAATGACAACGGTGCTTGGTGCTGGTTTCAGGATGAGCGGGCCCTGGTCGATCCGGAGCGCGGCCTGCTGGTCGTCGGGTCGATCGCGGCGCCGGAAGGTCCCGGTGGTGACGAACGGGCCGGCAACGTCGAGCTGACGGTGGTGGATCTGTGGAGCGGTACGAGTGAGGTCGTCGTACTGCATGAGCGGTTCGAGGCGGACGATCATGACGTACCAGCGTTGTGGCGTCGTCGTGACGGGCGTTGGCTCGCGGTGTACACGAAACACAAGACCGACGACCTGACTCGCTGGCGAGTGAGCGAGCCGGGCGATCCGCGGCGGTGGGGTCCGGAGCAGGCGTTCGACTGGAGCGAGTTCACCGGCGGGCGCGGCGTCACGTACTCCAATCTGCACGAGCTGGACGGTCGGCTGTACTGCTTCGCGCGCGCGGTGAACGACGATCCGTGCGCACTGGTCTCTGATGACGAAGGCGACACCTGGGCGTACGCGGGCAAGCTGTTCACCCGCCCGAAAGTCGGGTACGTCAACGGGTACACCCGGTACGTGTCGCAGTCGGCGCGGGTTGATCTGATCACGACCGATCACCATCCGCGCGACTACAACAACTCGATCTACCACGGTTACCTGGAAGGCGGTGCGCTGCATCGTACGGACGGGACGATTGTCGACAAGGTTGCGCTCGACGCGGATGCTCCGTCGCAGGTGGAGCTGACCACGGTGCTGGCTGCTGATTCGGTGTGGGACGGCGAGCCGATGACGCATTGCTGGACGATCGACCTCCGCCGGGGCGAGGACGGTTCGCTCGCCGCGGTGCTGCTGGCGCGGCGGGATACGCCGGAGCGGCCGGAGGACGCGTTCGCGCGGGAGCATCCGGTGCCGGATCATCGGTTCTTCTACGCGCGCCTGGCGCCGGGTGGTACGTGGCAGGTGCGGCAGTTGGCGAAAGCCGGGCACGGTTTGCTGACGCATGAGAACGACTACACGGGCCTGGTCGCGATCGATCCGTACGACCTGGACTCGCTGTACGTCTCCACGCCGATCGATCCGCGGGACGGGACCGCGCTGCAGCATCACGAGATCTTTCATGGGCGGACGGCTGACGCGGGGATCGGCTGGACGTGGACGCCGGTCACCGAGCGGTCGATTGTTGACAATCTACGACCGATCGTCGCGCCCGGGGATCCGGGGCGGGTTCCGCTGCTGTGGTTCCGGGGCACGATGACCGCCTCTCAGCATTACGCCTGCGAGGTGGTGTTGCTGGACTCGCCGCGAGGTAGATAG
- a CDS encoding AMP-binding protein — translation MTTPGDLFESVASSAAAAGSIRAVGGAADLSYSELVSVIASGAKALSGSASGRAAVAVEVRSRKNQWEALLIAAAADRTSVPIDNAWPAAQLRSAVAAAGCGIVITDAPADSRLAQVSGPSLHWQSLGDRLWAAGLAGNDDVDVSDDLYVLHTSGSTGRPKGVLMPAAAALAHAESVVDWLEITADDHVLQFASMVFDTSQEEIWPTLLAGAQLVTMDAELPGFSRLVRTIAAARVSVLELPTGYWRAWAAGIRNLAISLPSLRLVVIGGEAAFARDATTWRSGPLGHVRLINSYGPTEAGITTTGYEVPPEFADQSLAPLPIGFGLPSRVLRVQADDEGRDELLIGGPTLARGYLERPEETARAFVEFEDQRFYRSGDVVQRGSGGLLTFHGRRDRQVKIRGSRVELDAVEAQLRCLQGVADAQVLAGRSVRGDTELVALLATADGAPLAVDGVRAELGGTVADPMIPRRFYTVPKLPRTAAGKPDISWGRELAAEVFVGLDFAQ, via the coding sequence ATGACGACCCCAGGCGACCTGTTCGAGTCGGTCGCGTCGTCGGCCGCGGCCGCCGGTTCGATCCGTGCTGTCGGCGGTGCAGCTGATCTCAGCTACTCCGAGCTGGTTTCGGTAATCGCCTCCGGGGCGAAGGCCCTCTCCGGTTCGGCGTCGGGGCGGGCAGCCGTAGCCGTGGAGGTTCGCAGCCGGAAGAATCAGTGGGAGGCGTTACTGATCGCGGCGGCCGCGGATCGGACCAGCGTGCCGATCGACAATGCCTGGCCAGCGGCGCAGCTGAGGAGTGCAGTGGCAGCGGCCGGCTGCGGCATCGTCATCACCGACGCGCCGGCTGACTCGCGGCTCGCGCAGGTCTCAGGGCCGTCGCTGCACTGGCAGTCTCTGGGAGACCGGCTGTGGGCGGCAGGACTCGCTGGAAATGACGACGTGGATGTGTCCGATGACTTGTATGTGCTCCACACGTCGGGCAGCACGGGGCGTCCGAAGGGTGTCCTGATGCCGGCGGCCGCCGCGCTCGCACACGCCGAATCGGTCGTCGACTGGTTGGAGATCACTGCTGACGACCATGTTCTGCAGTTCGCGAGCATGGTGTTCGACACTTCCCAGGAGGAGATCTGGCCGACGCTCCTGGCCGGCGCGCAACTGGTGACGATGGATGCGGAGCTGCCCGGGTTCTCTCGGTTGGTGCGGACGATCGCTGCGGCGCGAGTCTCAGTTCTCGAACTGCCGACCGGGTACTGGCGAGCCTGGGCAGCAGGAATCCGGAATCTCGCGATCTCGCTCCCTTCGCTCCGGTTGGTGGTCATCGGAGGCGAAGCCGCGTTCGCACGGGATGCGACCACCTGGCGGTCCGGCCCGTTGGGACATGTCAGGTTGATCAACTCTTACGGTCCCACCGAGGCGGGCATCACGACGACCGGCTATGAGGTTCCACCCGAGTTCGCAGATCAATCGCTCGCACCGCTGCCGATCGGATTCGGACTTCCGAGCCGGGTGCTCCGCGTCCAGGCTGACGACGAGGGCCGAGACGAGTTGCTCATCGGTGGGCCGACTCTCGCACGCGGATACCTCGAGCGCCCTGAGGAGACCGCACGCGCCTTCGTCGAGTTCGAGGATCAGCGGTTCTACCGCAGCGGCGACGTAGTCCAGCGCGGATCTGGCGGACTACTGACGTTCCATGGCCGTCGGGATCGCCAGGTGAAGATCCGAGGTTCGAGGGTCGAACTGGACGCCGTGGAGGCACAACTGCGTTGTCTTCAAGGTGTAGCCGATGCTCAGGTACTCGCCGGTCGGAGCGTGCGAGGAGACACAGAGCTGGTGGCACTGCTGGCTACGGCGGACGGTGCGCCACTTGCCGTTGACGGGGTACGCGCAGAGCTTGGTGGCACTGTGGCCGACCCGATGATTCCTCGGCGGTTCTATACGGTGCCGAAGCTGCCGAGGACGGCAGCTGGCAAGCCGGACATAAGTTGGGGCCGCGAACTCGCGGCAGAGGTGTTCGTCGGTTTGGACTTCGCGCAGTGA
- a CDS encoding alkaline phosphatase PhoX, with translation MSVDRRSVLRGAAVGAAGVGFTTVGAVPTLAEAAPASHGGRTPFPQHKPFPPLLDDPKGILALPAGFKYKIVTQAGETKLKSGHPTPALHDGTAVFAASHGRYQLIQNHEVGSNNALGVPQIPGTVYDTGVGAAGGCTVIDVDKDGTNRGEWVGISGTLTNCAGGPTPWGTWMTCEETENKANGTTRLKDHGYVFEVWGDGKTAHPVPLKALGRYAHEALAIDQDRTHIYLSEDASGPNGTFYRWSAPRGYKLGPRSWQDLQNKDFGTLEALAILGDDGKPIPDVAYLTSAQLLRPFRVAWVPVPDRDGATTSVRKQFTDGQITRGKKFEGVFGTKEGVYVVNSYAESGTSDLPADAVPHDGMVWFYSYDAKTIQLVTYFPDNAAADLGADAKYDDYNFDSPDNVTVTPWGSLVLAEDGNASSHVLSATPGGPTYAIARNMLNDSEFTGPSFSADGKVLFVNIQTPGITLAITGPWREYLG, from the coding sequence ATGTCAGTCGATCGTCGTTCCGTGCTCCGTGGGGCCGCCGTCGGTGCCGCCGGCGTCGGGTTCACCACCGTCGGTGCCGTACCGACCCTGGCCGAGGCCGCGCCCGCGTCGCACGGCGGCCGGACGCCGTTCCCGCAGCACAAGCCGTTCCCGCCGCTGCTCGACGACCCGAAGGGCATCCTGGCGCTGCCGGCCGGGTTCAAGTACAAGATCGTCACCCAGGCCGGCGAGACCAAGCTGAAGAGCGGTCACCCGACGCCGGCCCTGCACGACGGTACGGCGGTGTTCGCCGCGAGCCACGGCCGGTACCAGCTGATCCAGAACCACGAGGTCGGCAGCAACAACGCGCTCGGCGTACCGCAGATCCCCGGCACCGTGTACGACACCGGTGTCGGCGCGGCCGGCGGCTGCACGGTCATCGACGTCGACAAGGACGGCACCAACCGCGGCGAGTGGGTCGGCATCTCCGGCACGCTGACGAACTGCGCCGGCGGCCCGACCCCGTGGGGTACGTGGATGACCTGCGAGGAAACCGAGAACAAGGCCAACGGCACCACCCGGCTGAAGGACCACGGCTACGTCTTCGAGGTGTGGGGCGACGGCAAGACCGCGCACCCGGTGCCGCTCAAGGCGCTCGGCCGGTACGCGCACGAGGCGCTCGCCATCGACCAGGACCGGACCCACATCTACCTGTCCGAGGACGCGTCCGGCCCGAACGGAACCTTCTACCGCTGGTCCGCGCCGCGCGGGTACAAGCTCGGCCCGCGCAGCTGGCAGGACCTGCAGAACAAGGACTTCGGCACCCTGGAAGCACTCGCCATCCTCGGCGACGACGGTAAGCCGATCCCGGACGTCGCGTACCTGACGTCCGCGCAGCTGCTCCGCCCGTTCCGGGTCGCGTGGGTGCCGGTGCCGGATCGCGACGGCGCCACCACGTCCGTACGCAAGCAGTTCACCGACGGCCAGATCACCCGCGGCAAGAAGTTCGAGGGCGTCTTCGGGACGAAGGAGGGCGTGTACGTGGTCAACTCGTACGCCGAATCCGGTACGTCCGACCTGCCGGCGGACGCCGTGCCGCATGACGGCATGGTGTGGTTCTACAGCTACGACGCGAAGACCATCCAGCTGGTCACGTACTTCCCGGACAACGCGGCCGCGGACCTCGGGGCGGACGCGAAGTACGACGACTACAACTTCGACAGCCCCGACAACGTGACCGTCACGCCGTGGGGTTCGCTGGTACTGGCCGAGGACGGCAACGCCAGCAGCCACGTACTGAGCGCCACCCCGGGCGGCCCGACGTACGCGATCGCGCGGAACATGCTGAACGACTCGGAGTTCACCGGCCCGTCCTTCTCGGCCGACGGCAAGGTGCTGTTCGTCAACATCCAGACGCCGGGGATCACGCTGGCAATCACCGGGCCGTGGCGCGAGTACCTCGGCTGA
- a CDS encoding MFS transporter yields MTEETDSSRGRLTRLLPSGGLPRRLYFQTLIFSLGAGLTAGGNVVFFVKYLRLTAEQIGVGLSVAMAVSAACTLPLGKLVDRWGPRRVWFGCAIAEVVLHLLYPFSQALWMFVAIQAILTVVTSTGNSARSVYSYAVISGPTRVKTLAHFRTGFNVGFTVGGLVAAGILLLPSDRLLVLVPLCAAALFVVNTVYIARLPKVANETRRTKPKSEAPGRAALRNGKFVLFCLLNGLIGTHQTVLMVILPLWILRGTSAPPWVVPGILIVNTALVITSQVWLSRLADTLRGAIRASALGSLAAGIACALLALTGHGDVAAVMLLLIVGVVGLTLCEMWQSAGEWGWFPHFAPAAQRGEYQAVLRLAAQIPMFLAPVAFTQVVIGGGRVGWIAVALLYGAVAVVVPMLGHRVRAWDDEASATVEEGSRT; encoded by the coding sequence ATGACCGAAGAGACTGATTCGTCCAGGGGTAGGCTCACTCGCCTGTTACCCAGTGGCGGACTGCCGCGGCGGCTCTACTTCCAGACATTGATCTTCTCGCTGGGAGCCGGTCTGACCGCCGGTGGCAACGTCGTCTTCTTCGTAAAGTACTTGCGGCTGACAGCCGAGCAGATCGGCGTCGGCCTTTCGGTCGCAATGGCGGTCTCGGCCGCGTGCACCCTGCCACTGGGCAAGCTGGTCGATCGGTGGGGGCCGCGCCGGGTCTGGTTCGGTTGCGCCATCGCGGAGGTCGTCCTGCACCTGCTGTACCCGTTCTCCCAAGCGCTGTGGATGTTCGTCGCGATTCAGGCGATCCTGACGGTAGTAACCTCAACGGGCAACTCCGCTCGTTCGGTCTACTCGTACGCGGTGATCTCCGGTCCCACCAGGGTCAAGACTCTGGCTCATTTCCGCACCGGGTTCAACGTCGGTTTCACCGTCGGCGGGCTCGTTGCTGCCGGCATCCTCCTGTTGCCCTCGGACCGCCTCCTGGTACTGGTGCCGCTGTGCGCTGCTGCTCTCTTCGTCGTCAACACGGTCTACATCGCGAGGCTGCCGAAGGTCGCGAACGAGACCCGCCGGACGAAGCCGAAATCCGAGGCGCCAGGTCGGGCGGCGCTGAGAAATGGAAAGTTCGTGCTCTTCTGCCTCCTCAACGGGCTGATCGGTACCCATCAGACAGTCCTGATGGTGATTCTGCCGCTCTGGATACTCCGCGGAACCTCTGCGCCGCCGTGGGTCGTTCCGGGAATCCTGATCGTGAACACGGCATTGGTCATCACCAGCCAGGTATGGCTGTCTCGCCTCGCCGACACGTTGCGGGGGGCAATTCGTGCCTCGGCCCTGGGGTCTCTGGCTGCAGGCATCGCCTGCGCCCTCCTCGCTCTCACCGGGCACGGGGACGTAGCTGCCGTGATGCTTCTCCTGATTGTGGGTGTCGTAGGCCTGACCCTGTGCGAGATGTGGCAGTCCGCCGGCGAGTGGGGCTGGTTCCCGCACTTCGCCCCGGCCGCCCAACGAGGTGAGTACCAAGCTGTCCTGCGCCTTGCGGCGCAAATCCCGATGTTCCTGGCGCCGGTCGCCTTCACCCAGGTCGTGATCGGCGGTGGACGGGTGGGCTGGATCGCGGTCGCGCTGCTGTACGGCGCCGTGGCGGTCGTGGTTCCGATGCTCGGCCACCGGGTGCGAGCCTGGGATGACGAGGCGTCCGCCACGGTCGAGGAAGGAAGCCGGACGTAA
- a CDS encoding TetR family transcriptional regulator — protein sequence MPVKAGERLDPEATRARILTAAADVFARRGIHATGINEIAEAAGASKLTIYRNFGSKDGLVEAVLTDRAQRVRAWHHEAVAGADGGGRAQVLAVFDLVATWYAEAGFRGCALMNAATEDRGYDGAPRRLAREHLTFYRDLFRRLLSGARDPERTARQLVVVLEGATLVSAMDRDPGVGAEARVIVETLLDAAF from the coding sequence GTGCCGGTCAAGGCGGGCGAGCGGCTGGACCCGGAGGCGACCCGGGCCCGGATTCTGACCGCGGCGGCGGACGTGTTCGCCCGGCGCGGCATCCACGCGACCGGGATCAACGAAATCGCCGAGGCGGCCGGGGCCTCCAAACTCACTATCTACCGGAACTTCGGGTCGAAGGACGGCCTGGTCGAGGCCGTGCTGACCGACCGCGCCCAACGCGTCCGCGCCTGGCACCACGAGGCCGTGGCCGGCGCCGACGGTGGCGGCCGCGCGCAGGTGCTGGCGGTCTTCGATCTGGTCGCGACCTGGTACGCCGAGGCGGGGTTCCGCGGGTGCGCGCTGATGAACGCCGCGACCGAGGACCGCGGGTACGACGGTGCGCCGCGGCGACTCGCTCGGGAGCATCTGACGTTCTACCGGGACTTGTTCCGGCGGTTGCTGTCCGGGGCGCGTGATCCGGAGCGGACGGCTCGGCAACTGGTCGTCGTACTGGAAGGTGCGACGCTGGTGAGCGCGATGGACCGCGATCCCGGGGTGGGGGCAGAAGCGCGGGTCATCGTGGAGACGTTGCTCGACGCGGCGTTCTGA
- a CDS encoding MFS transporter, translated as MGVPVRRLWVAVLAGYLAFGAALQVLPTDVPARFGGGALASGTAVGIAFLATACGRPFAGRLADAGRSRPVVLAGGVLAAIGGLGQLLAPDLVVLLLARLVMGAGEAALFSAALPWVLTGVRVAQRGRLAGWFGLSMWGGLAAGPVIATIVARLVDGGEDSRLGGEQVVWWVVVGLSVVSVLMVLTTRADPARREPLAPVRGIRDLVPRGVPLPGATIGLAAYCYGTVAALLVLRLRADHLAVDNIALAVFAAAFLVVRFAGSPLVDRYGGRRVAAASVSVEVLALTGIALADTTTAATAYTALAGAGLALIYPACVSMTLDRVRGLRPGVSMGVMTSFWDLGVMVAGPLGGLIAEGAGYPTAFLVAAGSGLACVLVCVIFLRTPRRATSPR; from the coding sequence ATGGGTGTTCCGGTACGGCGGTTGTGGGTGGCGGTACTTGCCGGCTATCTCGCGTTCGGGGCGGCGTTGCAGGTGCTGCCGACGGACGTGCCGGCGCGGTTCGGCGGCGGGGCGCTGGCGAGCGGTACGGCGGTCGGGATCGCGTTCCTGGCCACGGCGTGCGGCCGGCCGTTCGCGGGCCGGCTGGCGGATGCCGGGCGGTCGCGGCCGGTGGTGCTGGCCGGGGGAGTGCTGGCGGCGATTGGTGGCCTTGGGCAACTGTTGGCGCCGGATCTGGTGGTGCTGCTGCTGGCCCGGTTGGTGATGGGCGCGGGCGAGGCGGCGCTGTTCTCGGCCGCGCTGCCGTGGGTGCTCACGGGCGTACGAGTTGCTCAACGCGGGCGCCTGGCCGGGTGGTTCGGCCTGTCCATGTGGGGCGGTCTCGCCGCCGGACCGGTCATCGCAACGATCGTCGCCCGACTGGTCGATGGGGGAGAAGACTCCAGGCTGGGTGGGGAGCAGGTGGTTTGGTGGGTGGTGGTGGGGTTGTCGGTGGTTTCGGTCTTGATGGTGCTGACTACTCGGGCGGACCCGGCTCGGCGTGAGCCGCTGGCGCCGGTTCGGGGGATTCGGGACCTCGTACCCCGTGGTGTCCCTTTGCCTGGAGCAACTATTGGTCTGGCCGCCTACTGCTACGGAACGGTCGCCGCCCTGCTGGTGTTGCGATTGCGGGCCGATCACCTTGCCGTGGACAACATCGCCCTGGCCGTGTTCGCGGCAGCTTTCCTGGTGGTCCGGTTCGCGGGCAGCCCGCTGGTCGACCGGTACGGCGGCCGCCGGGTCGCCGCGGCGAGCGTCAGCGTCGAGGTCCTCGCGCTGACCGGAATCGCGCTGGCTGACACGACCACGGCCGCGACCGCGTACACCGCCCTGGCCGGCGCGGGTCTTGCGCTCATCTACCCGGCCTGCGTCTCGATGACCCTGGACCGCGTCCGCGGCCTCCGCCCCGGTGTCTCGATGGGCGTGATGACCTCGTTCTGGGATCTTGGCGTGATGGTCGCGGGTCCGCTCGGCGGGCTGATCGCCGAAGGCGCCGGCTACCCGACGGCTTTCCTGGTCGCGGCCGGCTCCGGCCTCGCCTGCGTACTCGTCTGCGTGATCTTCCTCAGAACGCCGCGTCGAGCAACGTCTCCACGATGA
- a CDS encoding methyltransferase, with amino-acid sequence MTAPDWNDWPELRRPGFDTSYNIMLFHLVPAIARAGIETGILEALNLAPRTASELSSSLALDSQAVEMFLSAAESIDLCRPTGDCWSLGSLGRLFSQDHPSESATALTAYAEPWHWANSQLWQEAAQSMRTGQDAFRLIHGRGLFETLAAEPTLRRSFDAYTDNRTEHSLADVVAGLDLKAGETLVDVGGGYSRLAAHAVEKYGVGAFVFDTPEVVREAVSRTGDKSQAQFVGGDFFVDDLPAGDVYTLKEVVHNWNDEQAVALLRNVGRAMPVGSRIAIVEQFRSAASGHRNALLSFGMFLAFGGRQRTSEQLDTLLAAAGFEPSRAVGIRHSTFDVLIARKL; translated from the coding sequence ATGACCGCGCCGGACTGGAACGACTGGCCCGAACTCAGGCGCCCAGGATTCGACACGTCGTACAACATCATGCTCTTCCACCTGGTCCCCGCTATCGCCCGGGCGGGGATCGAGACCGGGATCCTGGAGGCGTTGAACCTGGCCCCACGGACCGCGTCCGAGTTGTCGTCGTCACTGGCCCTTGATTCTCAGGCTGTCGAGATGTTCCTCTCCGCGGCAGAAAGCATCGACCTCTGCCGGCCGACTGGGGACTGTTGGAGCCTCGGCAGCCTCGGGCGACTCTTCAGTCAGGATCACCCGAGTGAGTCGGCCACAGCCCTCACCGCCTACGCGGAACCGTGGCATTGGGCCAACTCACAGCTCTGGCAGGAAGCGGCTCAGTCGATGCGGACCGGCCAGGACGCGTTCCGGCTCATCCATGGGCGGGGGTTGTTCGAAACCCTGGCCGCCGAGCCGACCTTGCGTCGTTCGTTCGACGCCTATACCGACAACCGCACGGAGCACTCCCTCGCGGACGTGGTGGCCGGACTGGATCTTAAGGCAGGAGAGACGCTCGTCGACGTTGGAGGCGGCTACAGCCGTCTCGCTGCGCACGCCGTCGAAAAGTACGGCGTCGGGGCGTTCGTCTTCGACACTCCTGAGGTGGTTCGGGAGGCAGTCTCACGGACTGGCGACAAGAGCCAGGCCCAGTTCGTCGGAGGCGACTTCTTCGTCGACGATCTTCCTGCCGGGGACGTGTACACCCTGAAAGAGGTTGTCCACAACTGGAACGATGAGCAGGCCGTGGCCTTGTTGCGCAACGTCGGCAGGGCGATGCCGGTAGGCTCCAGGATCGCGATCGTCGAGCAATTTCGATCGGCCGCCAGCGGCCATCGCAACGCTCTGCTCAGCTTCGGCATGTTCCTTGCCTTCGGGGGACGCCAGCGCACCAGCGAGCAGTTGGACACGCTCCTCGCGGCTGCCGGATTCGAGCCGTCCCGCGCCGTCGGAATTCGGCACAGCACGTTCGATGTACTGATCGCCCGGAAATTGTGA